Below is a window of Pochonia chlamydosporia 170 chromosome 7, whole genome shotgun sequence DNA.
TCTTTTACACATATTGAACGTTTATCTCAGTGTGCATTTCGCTGAAACTTGAcggcttgacttgaccatgGAGTCTTCAGGGGCAGATAAGGGTTTCTTTCAGAAGGCGCCAGTTCTGAAGAACCAGTTTCATGATGATGCCTCGTTCCAGAGGTGCTTCAGGCGTAAGTCTCTCCGTTGCTGCTGACATGTTTGGCGTATGCTGACCTGAATTCATGTAGTGTTTCTTTCTGCGGATGTAGTGTCCAAGGCAGAGGGTGAAGTATCGTCGTTTGGACAAGATGTCATTTCTGATCAGATCTTTACGTGGATTACTGATTCGGAACATAATAAGCCGTATCTCAAAGGCTCAGGGAGAGATGCCTTTGGGAAATGGAAGGGCGAGCTGATAACGGGTGAGGGATGGCGGAATTTGCAAGACTTTGGGCTCTCAAAGGGGTATGTTCTCTTTCTCACCATATCCAGATCTCTCTTTCAACATGCTGATGCAAACTATAGAATGGTAGCAACTGGATATGACACCCCATATGGCGCATTCTCCCGGCCCCTACAGTTCCTCCGCACCCACCTCTGGGTAGGATCCTGCGCAAACGTAGGTTGCCCATCCGCCATGCAAGACGGCGCAGCGTGTCTCCTTCGTCGCCACCTCACTCACCCAAAACTCTCTGCAGCTCTATCCTcagaagagaagaaggtcTTTGAGAATGCCTACAGACGACTTACATCTCGTGATCCCGGATATGCCTGGACGAGTGGACAGTGGATGACGGAACGAACAGGCGGGAGCGACGTTTCCCTCACCGAAACTGTCGCGACATATCAGCCTGAGGGAGCCAAGGGATTCGCCTCTAAACAGGATCAGATTCCTCTGGGGCCATGGTCCATCAACGGATTCAAGTGGTTTTCTAGTGCTACCGATTCCGAAATGTCCGTCCTGCTCGCTCGAACTGCCGCCGGCGGATTATCAACCTTTCTCGCTCCCATGCGGAAGCACGATCCGCAAGCCACGACACTAACAGGCGAGCCCAAGGACGACGGCCGCACGCTCAACGGTGTCCGCATCCAGCGCCTCAAGAATAAATTCGGCACACAGTCCCTCCCCACTGCGGAACTTGTCCTCGAGCACATGCGCGGCTGGAAgattggccaagaaggaaggGGTATCCACGAAATCAGCACCATCCTCACACTCACGCGAGTTCACTCT
It encodes the following:
- a CDS encoding acyl-CoA dehydrogenase (similar to Cordyceps militaris CM01 XP_006672371.1), which translates into the protein MESSGADKGFFQKAPVLKNQFHDDASFQRCFRLFLSADVVSKAEGEVSSFGQDVISDQIFTWITDSEHNKPYLKGSGRDAFGKWKGELITGEGWRNLQDFGLSKGMVATGYDTPYGAFSRPLQFLRTHLWVGSCANVGCPSAMQDGAACLLRRHLTHPKLSAALSSEEKKVFENAYRRLTSRDPGYAWTSGQWMTERTGGSDVSLTETVATYQPEGAKGFASKQDQIPLGPWSINGFKWFSSATDSEMSVLLARTAAGGLSTFLAPMRKHDPQATTLTGEPKDDGRTLNGVRIQRLKNKFGTQSLPTAELVLEHMRGWKIGQEGRGIHEISTILTLTRVHSAVAAVGGVGRGLGIARAYALVREVGAGNRKRMRLVDSPLHMRTLAKMSAEYHGLMLVTFYTSYILGVSEHALDTKPSSALDVLTPQKKLVEPLLRIMTQLAKAYVCKPSVALLFSCMESLGGVGYLVNEEQEYLNISRIYRDTCVLPIWEGTTDVLCTDLIRAMKHVRGGAESLSALDEVIRKAWEFRGKIGRPTGWKPVEKWEVLRRKIEKTEQADLMGEAREVVWLLGDIITSLLSYVDAGTDGSVVAKEVFTRFVEDKFGVERRVRANTEEELKKDLEIVYGETRGMAAKL